Proteins found in one Exiguobacterium sp. 9-2 genomic segment:
- a CDS encoding metallophosphoesterase family protein, giving the protein MKVMIFTDIHGNVSALRAVLSYLDQSSDIDAIYCLGDLVGIGPEHNEVINLLRQRPDIQTISGNHDECVLALIHGDVYPASYQHAKEHHQWIADSLTQENQSYLERLPRVLNVTHQEQMMYLTHYAYADQTKKIGEEPLKPAVDGTKESLPVLFSGNEARIIGFGHHHPAQQVETEQTLYINPGAVGCQETALAPVAILTLEKGQVRSEILTIPYDDRPFLNVLNTTEMPERELMRRLFFGNRS; this is encoded by the coding sequence ATGAAAGTAATGATTTTTACAGATATTCACGGGAATGTTTCAGCATTGCGTGCCGTGTTGTCCTATCTCGATCAGTCTTCAGACATCGATGCTATATATTGCCTCGGTGATCTCGTCGGTATCGGACCTGAACATAATGAGGTCATCAATTTGTTAAGGCAGCGACCTGATATTCAGACGATTTCAGGAAACCATGATGAATGCGTCCTTGCTTTGATTCATGGGGATGTCTATCCCGCTAGTTACCAACATGCGAAAGAGCATCACCAATGGATTGCAGATTCATTGACGCAGGAGAATCAGAGTTATTTGGAGCGTTTACCGCGTGTATTGAATGTCACCCATCAGGAACAAATGATGTATCTGACACACTATGCCTATGCCGATCAGACGAAAAAAATCGGTGAGGAGCCCTTAAAGCCAGCAGTGGATGGAACAAAAGAAAGCTTACCCGTCCTTTTTTCTGGAAATGAGGCGCGAATCATTGGCTTTGGTCACCACCATCCAGCACAACAAGTTGAGACGGAGCAAACGCTGTACATCAACCCTGGAGCGGTCGGATGTCAGGAAACAGCTCTTGCCCCAGTAGCAATCCTCACTTTAGAAAAAGGACAAGTTCGTTCGGAGATTCTGACGATTCCATATGATGACCGACCATTTCTAAATGTACTCAATACAACAGAAATGCCGGAACGTGAATTGATGCGACGTCTCTTCTTCGGAAATAGATCATGA
- a CDS encoding TetR/AcrR family transcriptional regulator, producing the protein MTQSDKETLILDSAMACFSELGYKGTTIERVARRAHVGKPTVYQLFESKLNLFESLVTRVLQEMKEEAERAYVEQATVEENKQAMIDAIVYHQQQHLFILQIIEETRNLKLQEMQELRMRIERHVVEYIKTLLETRLGQDDRDIPVDVTAFLIFRTYIALIAEWPSIARPLELDTIRRAMLRVL; encoded by the coding sequence ATGACACAGTCTGATAAAGAAACTTTGATACTCGACTCAGCAATGGCTTGCTTTTCAGAACTCGGTTATAAGGGAACGACGATCGAGCGTGTCGCCCGACGCGCTCATGTCGGAAAACCAACCGTCTATCAATTGTTCGAAAGTAAACTCAATCTGTTTGAATCACTCGTAACACGTGTGTTGCAAGAGATGAAAGAAGAAGCAGAACGCGCTTACGTCGAACAGGCGACCGTAGAAGAAAATAAACAAGCAATGATCGACGCCATCGTCTATCATCAGCAACAACACTTATTCATTCTTCAAATCATCGAAGAAACACGCAACTTAAAATTACAAGAGATGCAGGAATTACGGATGCGGATTGAACGACATGTCGTCGAATATATCAAGACATTACTTGAGACTCGTCTTGGTCAAGACGATCGCGACATACCGGTCGATGTCACGGCCTTCCTGATCTTTCGAACGTATATCGCGTTGATCGCCGAATGGCCATCGATTGCGCGTCCACTTGAACTCGATACGATTCGACGTGCCATGTTGCGCGTTCTATGA